The genomic DNA ATGACCTGCAGGATGACGTGAACTTTGACCTCAACTGCGAGACTGTGCTGAAAACCGGCGAACGCGTGGCGGTGCTGCATGTTTCCACCGATGAGGAATGGCTGCTGGTCCAGGCTTACAATTATCTCGGATGGGTTGCCGCTTTGGAGATCGCTTTCACCGGCCGGGACGACTGGCTTTCGTTTGGAAATCCCCAAAACTGGCTGGTAGTTACTGGAAATCGGGTTTTGCTTGATTACAGCCTGGAAAATCCGGCGGTATCGCGCAGGGAATTGACAATGGGGACCCGTCTGCCGCTTATTGCAAAAAAGCCTGCCGAAATCGACGGCTTTTCCACAGTGACCAGCCACGTGGTGCAGTTTCCGGTGCGCGGGCCGGACGGCGGGCTCATCCTCACGCCGGTGCGCGTCCCATATAATCTGGATGTTTCGGTTGGTTTTTTGCCATATACCCAGCGCAATCTGGTGGAGCTCTGCTTTAAGCTGCTTGGGGAGCGCTATGGCTGGAGCAACCTTTGGAATGCCCGCGACTGCTCCGGATATGTGCTGGATGTCTATCGCTGTTTTGGAATCGATCTGCCCCGAAATGCAAACAATCAGGCGGCGGTAGAGGGCAGGCGCATCCCCGCCGCTGAGCTGTCGGATGCGGAAAAGACCGCGGAAATCCTCAGTATGCCCGCGGGCGCTCTGCTGGAGATGCGCGGCCACATTGTGATGTATCTCGGTGCTTACGAAGGGGAACCGTATGTCATTCATCAGCCGTTCAATTTTGTCCCGCCGGAAGGCGGGGAATCGGTTCCGGCTGGGTGTGTACTGGTGAGCAGCCTGCGGATCAAGCGCGGGAATGGGGAAAGCTTCCTGAAAAGTATCCGTACCATCAATGCTCTGGTGCGGCCGTAAAGTTGGAGCCAACACCGCGCAGGACCAAGAAAACAATTTTGGTTGGGAGGAAACCCGATGCACCGCATTCGGCCGGTAGCTTTTTTCATGGCTGTCTTTGCAGTCCTGCAGGTGATGGGGACGGCATTTCCGATGTACGCGCAGGATATTGTCATCGCGGCCGCGGCAGGTGGAGCCGGGCCGTCTGTTTCGGATCTGCGTGCGTCCGATGAGCCGCGATCCGTTGATCCGGAACAGGCCCGCTCCGTGCCTGCGGATTCCATGCCGGATGAAACGGAAGCGGTGCAAACCGGAGCGCAAGCGCCGGGTTTGTCCAGGGAAGAGCAGGCTAGGGACACTGTGGGTGGGACGGCGGTTCTCCTGCTGCTGATCTGCGGCGTGGCTGTTGCGGTCAACTGTCCGGCACTGCGTGCCGGCCTGAAAAAGCTGTGGACAGGACACAAATAAACGAAAAGCCGGCGTGCTCTAAGCACGCCGGCTTTTTTGTCACCGGTCAGGTTCCAGAGGAAAACAGATTGAGAATGTAGTGCCTTTGCCTTCTGTGGAGGTTACGGAAATGTCCCCGCCATGTTCGAGCGCAATCGACTTTGCAATGAAAAGTCCAAGCCCGCGGCCGCCGCCTTCCGGCCGGGTGCTGTAAAACCGCTTGAACAGGTTCGGGAGGGCCGATTCAGGAATACCTGGGCCGGTATCCGAAATCTTGATAACCGCCGTTGTCCGGCTGCCTTCCAGTGAAAGGGAAATGGAATCGCCTTCGCCGACAAAGCTGACGGCATTGTAGACCAGATTTTCCAGCAGCCGGCAGAGCCGGTCGCGGTCGCCACGGATAAAATATTGCCGGACCGGCAGGTGCAGCAGAAAATCCGCTCCAGTTACCTCCACATCGGGCCTGTTCAGCCGATGATAATCGGCAAGCAGCTCATTCAAGCATATCGGGCGCATTTCGAGCGGCGCTTCATCTTCCGCGGTGAATCGCTGGAGATCCCCAATCCGTGTATTCATATCTTCAAATTTGATGCTGATCGCATCGAGGCTGCTTCGAATTTTGCCGTCGACCGGCGCGCCACTGAGCTCGATCATCCGTATATAATTGCGCACCGAGGTGATTGGTATTTTCAGATCATGCGTGACGTCAGAGAGAAACTGCTTGCGTTCGGCAAGCAGGGTGGAAAGCCCTTGGGTTTTGTGAGCGACCTCCTCCTGAAGATGGCTGGTCAGCCGTTCATTTTCTAGGAAAATTTGCCGGTTCCGGCGCACCATCAGTATACCGAAGATCAGGACCAGTACAAATCCGCCGTATTCGCGCGGCCAGGCAAACTGTGCCGGCTCATAGATGCCGGCGCTCAGAGCCGCGCAGAAAAGGGTAGTTCCGAAAAAGACGCTGCCGGTCAGCATGAGAAGCCGCCCGGTACATTCCGCCCGGAATGCGCATATCACCAGATAGGCGGCAGCGGTCAGCTCGTAAAAAGTGATGAGCGCATCATAGAATGGAAGGAATCCTGGGAGATGCGGCAGCACCCATAACGGCGCGACTGCACTCATAAGCAGGAAGCCGCCGCAGACCGGCAGAACCAACGTCCTGTAGAATTTTTTCTGGCAGACATCCGACAGGATCGATACAAAACAGACCGCGCAAAAGATCATGGCCGAAGCTGCGGCGTCCTCGAGCGCGTAACGCATCCGGACGACAGGGACGCGTGCCAGCTGCAGAAAGGGATATGAAACGGTCAGCGTATACGCGAAGCTGAGCGCTCCCAGCCAAAAGGTGGGCTGGTCATGGCGGAAGAGGACCCACACCGCGGTAGAAAAGAGCGAAACCGCCAGCAAACCGAAACAGAGCATGGCATAGAAGGCCAGCCGGATAGCGGCCATTCTGGTAACCACATCCGGTGAGCCGAGCATCGGGATAAAAAAAAGCCCGCCATGGTAATGGGTGTAGTTGGCAACCTGTACAACCAGTTCGGTGTCTCCATCCGCCGGGAATGTAACGGTCAAATCTCTTGCCAACGGACGGTAAGGTGAAAAAGAGCCGGATTGTGCAGCCAGCTTGCGGTCAACATAAACCTTGGCGGCGCAGAAAACCTCCGGCAGATAAACGGTCATGGTTTGTGCGTCTCCAATGTTTCGCAGTGTGATCCGGTAGGTCGCCGTGCCGTAGGGGAACCCGGTCAGAAAGGAAAAATCCGAATACTGCCCGATGGAAACCGTCCGGACATCCTGTTTTATAAAGTCTTCGGGCAGGATGATCCCGGCGCAGACCTCCCAGCCGTCAATCAAAAAGGCGGGCTGTTCACTCAGTTGGCCCGCGCAGTAGGGGAATACGCCGTTTTCCCCCTGTGGACCGGATTCGGAATATTTGTTGTCGAGCTGAAAAACGCAAAAAAAGAACAGCAAAGCTGCTAGAAGCGCTCCAACCAATGCCGCCCGGGAAAAAAGATGCTCCCGGCGACAAATCATGGTTCCTCCTTGGGCGGGGTAAACGCATAGCCTTTGCCGCGCACCGTGCGGATATACTCATATTCCGGGCAGAGTATGGAAATGTTCTGTCGGATTTTGGACATGTAGACATGCAGGCTGTGCAGGCTGCTGTTGATTGGTGCGCGCCATACCCGGTCATAGATCTGCTCATATGAGAATACCTGGCCGGGATGTTTGGCCAAAAAGGCCAGAATGTCGAACTCTAATGAGGTGAGTCTTGCCTGCTGATCGCCACAGAAAGCGATCCGGCGGCCGATATCAATCGTAAGCCCGGGAAACTGCATCACCTGCTTGTCCTCCACGCCGAGCCTGCGCTGGATGCGGATACGGCAGCGCAATTCAAGTTCCTCAAGATCGTACGGCTTGCAGATATAGTCGTCCCCACCGACAGAAAGCCCGCGTACGCGGCTTTGCTGCTGCGTATAGGCGGAGAGGAAAATGATCGGCAGATCGCTGATTTCCCGGATGCGGTCGCAAAGTTCAAACCCGTCCAGATCAGGCAGATCGACGTCCAGCACAATACAGTCGAGCTGCGCGGTCCGGGTGATCGCAAAGGCGTCGCGCGCGTTTGCCGCGCAGCAGACATCGTACCCCTTGGAATTAAAGTATTTCCGGTTGACCTCCAGAATGGAAGGATCATCGTCCACCATCAGAACCCGGTACATTATGACTCCCCTTTTTCGTATGTTAAACCGGGGCTGAAACGCCCGGCGCAGATCGCATCACACGAAGCTATTATGGTCCGTATTACACAAAACCATTATATCATAAAGAAAAGGAGCCGGGAAAGTTTGGATGGAGTGGAATCCTCAAGCATCCCTCAAATTTGGGGTCCTGACAAAAAGCGGGCCGGATTTACCGGCCCGCCAGCGAGAGCTTATCCAAATTTGAAACAGGCCCGGCCCGGATAGACAGCCGATTGGGAAAGGCGCTCCTCAATGCGCAGCAGACGGTTATATTTCGCGGCTCGCTCGCTGCGGCAGGGAGCGCCGGTCTTGATCTGGCCCGCGTTTACCGCGACTGCGAGATCCGCGATGGTGGTGTCCTCGGTTTCACCGGAACGATGGGAAACGATCGCAGCATAGCCTGCTTCGTGCGCGATGCGGATCGTTTCCAGCGTTTCGGAAAGGGAGCCGATCTGGTTGAGTTTAATCAGGATGGCATTTGCGCAGCCGTTGCGGATGCCGTGGGAGAGGCGTGCGGCATTGGTGACAAAAAGGTCGTCCCCAACCAGCTGGACCCGGCTGCCAATCTGCTTGGTCAGCTCCTTCCAGCCTGCCCAGTCTTCCTCCCCGAGCGGATCCTCCAGCGAAACAATGGGGTATCGTTCGGTAAGCTGGGCCCAGTATTGGATCAGTTCGCCGGTTGTAAAAGCGCGTTTGCTCTTTGGCTGGCAGTAGCCGCCCTCCACCGCCCATTCGCTGGCGGCAGCGTCGATTGCGAGCAGGATATCCTCCCCCGGCCGGTAACCGGCCTGCCCGATTGCCTGCAGGATAAAATCGAGCGCGGCTTCGTTGCCCGCAAGGTCGGGGGCGAATCCACCTTCGTCCCCAACAGCGGTGGAAAGCCCCTTTTCCTTCAAAAGCCGCGCCAGCGTGTGATAAATTTCCGCACACCAGCGCAGACCCTCGGAGAAGGATTTGGCGCCGGCCGGCATGATCATGAATTCCTGGATATCGACGTTGTTGGAAGCGTGTGCGCCGCCGTTTAAAATATTCATCATCGGAACCGGAAGTGTGACAGCATCTTCACCGCCAAGAAAGCGGAAAAGCGGCGCGGGCTGCGATGCGGCGGCTGCTTTTGCTGCGGCAAGGCTCACCGCGAGGATCGCGTTCGCGCCGAGGCTGTGTTTGTTTTCAGTGCCGTCGAGTTCAAGCATCGCCTCGTCAACCGCCACAAAATCCGCAGCGTCCATCCCGGCTGCCGCGGATGCGATACGGGTGTTTACATTCTCTACTGCGCGAAGGACGCCGCGTCCCAGATAGGCGCTCTTGTCGTTGTCGCGCAGCTCGAGCGCTTCAAATTTTCCGGTCGAAGCTCCGCTCGGTACGGCCGCCATCCCGCGGGAACCGTCCTCCAGCGTCACTTCCGCTTCAACGGTTGGATTGCCGCGGCTGTCGATGATCTGCCGGGCATGCACTTTACTGATTTTACTCATTTGGATACCTCCTGTGGGATTGTCAGGTGTTCCGGTCCGGCTGCCTGTCCCGCAGTTTTGCGATCAGATAAGCCGCCTGATCCGGGGAGAAACTGGTATAGATGGTGTGGCCGCACCGGACGTTCGGAGCGCTGCCGCACTTTTTGAAACAATTCTGCGTTTCCAGGCTGATGAGGCCATCCGATGTGGCTTGTCCGGCGCGGATATGCAGGATTGTTTCAAAGGCGCGCAGGATTTCACGGGAACCCTTGGCCGCGCAGCGCGGCCCGGTACAGACAGTGATGGCGTATTTGGAGGGCGCGCTTTTGAATCCGGGAATTCGCTTTATAAGCGCCGTGATTACAGCAGGGGAGACCTGCATTGCCCGGGCAGCCTGCGCATGGAGCGAATCCGGAATATAGCCTTCCGCGTCCTGGATTTCACGAAGCAGCGTCACGATGAGCTCCTGCCCGCCGGTGTCGCGTATTTTTGCGTAGCGCTCCAAAATTTCCTGCAGCTTTTCCTGTTCCACCGTTTCACCGCCTGACGTTTTGATTCTTTCCGGATTTATTGTGGCCGCTTTCCGGCCCGTTATCCCGGCGTAGGCTTTTTTTAGGAATCCCGATAAAAAGAAAGAGCGCGGCAGATGCCGCACTCTGTTTAAAAGGAGGGATAAGAAATAAAGAAGGATAATGAAAAAGAGAAGAAAAGATGAAAAAGAAAAAATATAGAAACCTCCAGAGGAGGATAGCTGTTTGTCCCGCCGCTGGCCAATCCGGTATTCCGACCATCAGTCAGGGCGGCTTTCTAAGATGTTTAAAGTATAAAGGAAAGATATGACACAGATTTAATGGTTATCAAAACATTCTGAGAAGAATGTGTGAAGAAACTTTAAAGGCAAAGCGAACCCGTCGTTTTGCTTACGGTGTAAAATGTTCAGCCAGCTGGCGCATCTGTTCGCTCGTGAGGCCAACCACACTGTTTGGATAGGTCTGCGAATGCCCGAACCGCGCGGAAAGCAGCTTGATGTCCGCGGGCGAAAGCGTGTATTGCTGCCGGGGCTGGTTTGCCCCTTCCTGCATGGATTTTTCGGAACCCATATTCATCACCTCGGTTTTAGCATTTGCAGATGAAGGAAAATGATCAAAGGGAATTTTTGCAAAAATAGCGGGTCTGTGTTAGAATGACAAAACACGCAGCTGTTTATGCAGTGCGTATTTTGCAAGGGTGGATACCACCGAAAGGAGCCGAAGGATGGAAGGACAGCGAATTGCAGCGCAGCGGGCGATGACTGAATGGCTTGCGGACAAACATGAGCTTGGCCGTAGACCCGCAAAGATAGAATGCGCGGGGGAGTTCGACCTGCATGAGATGCACTACTATATTTTCAAATATAAGAAAAGCCTGCTGGGCAGATGGCTGTTGGGGGTCTGCGGCGGATATGAACCGGGCGAAACCGAGCACTGCGGCCACGTGTTCAGTGAGATGGAGCCTTACGACCCGGCAGATGCCCAAGAGAAGGCCGCCGCAATGGTCGAGATGATCCGCGAATACTGGATGCAGCGGGCCCAAGAGGAATCGGAACGCCGCGGGACCTGCCCGGACGCGGAAAATGACCCGGAGGCGCAGCGGGACGGCGCGGATAAAACCGGGCCGTTCGTGGGGTTTGTCCTGCTCGAGAATACCGCGTGGGATTTTGAAAAGCTCTGCGCGGATCTGGAAAACGAATGGGGTATCCGCTTCCCAAAAGAGGACAAATCCGCGTCATCGGAGGACAGGACCACCCTGGCCTTTGATGTGGATGGCATGATGGCGGCAATGAGCCTGATTTGCGCTCCGGTTCCGGACGGTGAAGCGGAACGCAACGCCGCGAACAACTTTCTGTGGAAGGACGGAGCGGCGGAGGTCAAAAAGCATCGGGCGCATATTATGACGGCGGTACTTCCGTGTGAAAAAAGCGCGATCGAAGCGGGAAAGCTGCTGGTGAAGCTCTGCGACGCCGCATCGCGGCAGCCGGGGGCGATCGGCGTCTACACCAGCGGGACGGTATTCCAGGCGGATGCCTATTGCGACGCCGCGCAGGAGATGAAAAACGGCCCGGATGAGCTGCCGGTGCTTGACTGGATCTATTTCGGCATCTATCCAAGCGAGGGCGGGATGAACGGTTACACCTACGGGATGACAGCCTTTGGCAAAGACGAAATCGAGGTCCTTGGCAGCAGGGCCGCGCCCGCGGATCTGTACGGGTTCCTGTTCGATGTGTCCTATTATGTGCTTTCATCGAATGTCACTCTGCGGGATGGAGAGACAATTGGTTTTTCCGAGCGGCAGAAGCTGCCGATCACCCGCTCAAAGGGCGTTTCGGTGGATGGCGACAGTTTAAAAATTGCATTTTAAAGAGGAGGAGACCTATGGGACTGGATATCTACGCGGGAACCCTGACCCGATACTATAACCACAATTGGAAGACCCAGGCGCAGCAGTTTGCGGAAGAAAATGGCTGGGGCTTCCAGACAATCCGGCCGGATGAACAGGACGGAGGGGACGCGGCAACTCCCGAAGAGGTGCTTGAAGGGATGTGCGGCTGGCGAGACGGAGTCGTGGCGGGGCTTTCCCAGGCATTGGGGGAACCGGTTGTTTCATGGACCGAGGATAATGAAAAAGCTTATCGTACCAACAAGCCCGACTGGGAGGCATATGGCTGTCTGGTGCTCTGTTCGGCCTGCTATCAGCTTGGGGAGCGGATGCCGCAGACAGTTGTGAAGGGCTGGAAATGGTATGAGGATCCGGTCATCCAGAAGGCACACGCGTCCAAAGAGTGCGGCGGGTCGCTGCTGTCCGGAGTGGAACTGTGGATTCCGTTGGATCAGGCGATCACTTTTGACTATTCTGATCCCTGCGGCGACAGCGCGCGGATCGGTACCATCGGCGGGTTGCTGGGAGAGCTCGATGCAATCAACGCGGGGATGTGGCAGGCCGACCGGGAAACGATTGTTTCCTGGCAAAAGAGCGAAGGATATCCACAGGATGCGCAAATTGTGGATGGAAAACTTGTTCCGACCGGTGAATCCTGTACTGAATTTGACGCACAGTCGCTTGCGAAATATGCGTTTTCAATTTTTTATGATTTGGCTGCTTATGCGCAGGACAACCGCTTGCCGTTCAAAATGGATTATTAAAAAACACGCCCGGAAGATTCCGGGCGTGTTTTTTTGATGCGCAAAAAGAAGACCCCTTAGGGGGTCCCACGGATATAGAAAGGTCGAGTGCTGGAAAAGCAGCCCAAATACGGGGATTGGAAAACGAAATGGGAAGAAAAGGGGAAGGGAACACAAAGCTGACAGGAAAATTAGCGGAAGTTGGACAAAAGGAGAGTGGATATCTGGGAATTATCATATTTGACACATTTTGATTTACTAAATAAAAGTTTATTGTGTATATTATACGACAATTATTACAATTTGGTAACAAAAACCTCTTGAAAATCTGTTGACTCTCCCGTATACTGAGACTCGTTCCAAGCGTGCCGCTCGTAAGGCCGCCGAACCAAAACTTATTTTTCAGGAGGAAACACCACATGAAAAAAGTGCTTGCATTACTGCTCGCCGCTTCCGCCGCCATGTCTGTCGGCGTGACTGCTCTGGCTGATGACGTAAATTCCATCGAAAACGAAACCAACTCCATCGTTACCCTCGAAGATTCTTCTTCCGAAGAATCCTCCAGCTCCTCGAGCGAAGAGTCCTCTTCCGAGTCTTCTTCCGAAGAGTCCAGCTCTTCCCAGGAAAGCTCTTCCGAGCCCACTTCTTCCGAAGGCAGCTCTTCCGAAGAGGAGGCTGATCCGAACGCCGAGCCTTCCGTGCTCTACTTCGGCGCTGACGAGGACACCGGTGCGACCCTGGACGATATCCTGGAGCCCGGCACCGAGTACAAATTCCCGGTAACCGTCAAGATCGGCGACAAGACCGTCCCGGTTTCCGACGAGCTGCTCAAGACCTACAAGTTCAGCTACTCCAAGGTTTCCACCAAAGGCATGAAGACCTTTGAGATCGATGACTACAAAGGCGTTTACTACCTCTATGTTGAGGCGAAAGACGCGACCCCGACCAAGCCGGTTGACGTCAAATACAACGTCAAGCTGGTCCGCAAGGCGAACAACCTGTCCGTCTTCTCCCAGGAAGTGAAGTTCCAGTACGGTTATGACGAGGCTGAGCACGATTATGTCACCGGCCTGGACGAAGGCGACGTCGTCGAGATCGACAACTCCCGCCCGGTCATCACCGCTTCCCAGTTCAACAAGATCGCCAAGATCAACAACTACAAGAACGTCACCCTCGCGGGCAGCGATTGGGAATTCACCGTCAATGTGACCGATGAGTCCACCAAGAACATGCTCTCGAAC from Anaerotruncus rubiinfantis includes the following:
- a CDS encoding SH3 domain-containing protein, whose amino-acid sequence is MKRQALLMAALLLIGGCSPGNSDVQPSEPAESAGSSQQAAVSPSEPSQTPGVQGEKTFADAYLEMNDPAFWIARIPNPDEVLLTPQEIAEFNRMIPQTPDTACANLEKYPETLTRDELLARIRAYEIPKEPRYIGSRQLGPEYYAALMQNRNEIAVQEQNAVRWGVVTGEAQLRTWPTYDVSYDLQDDVNFDLNCETVLKTGERVAVLHVSTDEEWLLVQAYNYLGWVAALEIAFTGRDDWLSFGNPQNWLVVTGNRVLLDYSLENPAVSRRELTMGTRLPLIAKKPAEIDGFSTVTSHVVQFPVRGPDGGLILTPVRVPYNLDVSVGFLPYTQRNLVELCFKLLGERYGWSNLWNARDCSGYVLDVYRCFGIDLPRNANNQAAVEGRRIPAAELSDAEKTAEILSMPAGALLEMRGHIVMYLGAYEGEPYVIHQPFNFVPPEGGESVPAGCVLVSSLRIKRGNGESFLKSIRTINALVRP
- a CDS encoding sensor histidine kinase; translated protein: MLFFFCVFQLDNKYSESGPQGENGVFPYCAGQLSEQPAFLIDGWEVCAGIILPEDFIKQDVRTVSIGQYSDFSFLTGFPYGTATYRITLRNIGDAQTMTVYLPEVFCAAKVYVDRKLAAQSGSFSPYRPLARDLTVTFPADGDTELVVQVANYTHYHGGLFFIPMLGSPDVVTRMAAIRLAFYAMLCFGLLAVSLFSTAVWVLFRHDQPTFWLGALSFAYTLTVSYPFLQLARVPVVRMRYALEDAAASAMIFCAVCFVSILSDVCQKKFYRTLVLPVCGGFLLMSAVAPLWVLPHLPGFLPFYDALITFYELTAAAYLVICAFRAECTGRLLMLTGSVFFGTTLFCAALSAGIYEPAQFAWPREYGGFVLVLIFGILMVRRNRQIFLENERLTSHLQEEVAHKTQGLSTLLAERKQFLSDVTHDLKIPITSVRNYIRMIELSGAPVDGKIRSSLDAISIKFEDMNTRIGDLQRFTAEDEAPLEMRPICLNELLADYHRLNRPDVEVTGADFLLHLPVRQYFIRGDRDRLCRLLENLVYNAVSFVGEGDSISLSLEGSRTTAVIKISDTGPGIPESALPNLFKRFYSTRPEGGGRGLGLFIAKSIALEHGGDISVTSTEGKGTTFSICFPLEPDR
- a CDS encoding response regulator transcription factor, translated to MYRVLMVDDDPSILEVNRKYFNSKGYDVCCAANARDAFAITRTAQLDCIVLDVDLPDLDGFELCDRIREISDLPIIFLSAYTQQQSRVRGLSVGGDDYICKPYDLEELELRCRIRIQRRLGVEDKQVMQFPGLTIDIGRRIAFCGDQQARLTSLEFDILAFLAKHPGQVFSYEQIYDRVWRAPINSSLHSLHVYMSKIRQNISILCPEYEYIRTVRGKGYAFTPPKEEP
- the eno gene encoding phosphopyruvate hydratase, encoding MQMSKISKVHARQIIDSRGNPTVEAEVTLEDGSRGMAAVPSGASTGKFEALELRDNDKSAYLGRGVLRAVENVNTRIASAAAGMDAADFVAVDEAMLELDGTENKHSLGANAILAVSLAAAKAAAASQPAPLFRFLGGEDAVTLPVPMMNILNGGAHASNNVDIQEFMIMPAGAKSFSEGLRWCAEIYHTLARLLKEKGLSTAVGDEGGFAPDLAGNEAALDFILQAIGQAGYRPGEDILLAIDAAASEWAVEGGYCQPKSKRAFTTGELIQYWAQLTERYPIVSLEDPLGEEDWAGWKELTKQIGSRVQLVGDDLFVTNAARLSHGIRNGCANAILIKLNQIGSLSETLETIRIAHEAGYAAIVSHRSGETEDTTIADLAVAVNAGQIKTGAPCRSERAAKYNRLLRIEERLSQSAVYPGRACFKFG
- a CDS encoding NADH-quinone oxidoreductase subunit NuoE family protein, which codes for MEQEKLQEILERYAKIRDTGGQELIVTLLREIQDAEGYIPDSLHAQAARAMQVSPAVITALIKRIPGFKSAPSKYAITVCTGPRCAAKGSREILRAFETILHIRAGQATSDGLISLETQNCFKKCGSAPNVRCGHTIYTSFSPDQAAYLIAKLRDRQPDRNT
- a CDS encoding DUF4261 domain-containing protein, which codes for MEGQRIAAQRAMTEWLADKHELGRRPAKIECAGEFDLHEMHYYIFKYKKSLLGRWLLGVCGGYEPGETEHCGHVFSEMEPYDPADAQEKAAAMVEMIREYWMQRAQEESERRGTCPDAENDPEAQRDGADKTGPFVGFVLLENTAWDFEKLCADLENEWGIRFPKEDKSASSEDRTTLAFDVDGMMAAMSLICAPVPDGEAERNAANNFLWKDGAAEVKKHRAHIMTAVLPCEKSAIEAGKLLVKLCDAASRQPGAIGVYTSGTVFQADAYCDAAQEMKNGPDELPVLDWIYFGIYPSEGGMNGYTYGMTAFGKDEIEVLGSRAAPADLYGFLFDVSYYVLSSNVTLRDGETIGFSERQKLPITRSKGVSVDGDSLKIAF